A segment of the Solea solea chromosome 14, fSolSol10.1, whole genome shotgun sequence genome:
tgtgtgtgtgtttttctgtgtggatTCATGCATGCAACCGTGTGatggcacacatgcacacagttgcattgtttgtttatagatttgcttgttttgtttccccCTCTCTTCCAGCACAGACAGCACACCACTATCACTTTCTTGTGCCTGTGTCTCTCCAGAAGGAAATCTGTGtcttttgtgcgtgtgtgcgtgtgtgtgtgtgtgtgtgtgtgtgtgtgtgtgtgtgtgtgtcaggcatAGTGGTACCTCTggccttttgtttgtgtgacattgGTGGCCCTTGTGCCCCCATGATGGTGTTGGACAAAGACTGTTGTCTCTCCGGTCACAAAAGCGGCTTCTCTCCTTGTCTCACTTTGCCTCCCCTCTCCatcctccctctttttttctcacactCTCCCCGCTGGCGGGTGAATGGAGTCAGGGTGTGAGCTGCTGGGGTCAGAGCAGACAGCATCCCCATGCCCTTGGCCCTGGGCATCCATTCAAACAGCACATGACTATTAAGGAGAATGCACAGCTTTGCTATGTGGACTGAAGCATTAAGCATTTGTGCTGCATTTTGAATGTTCCGTTAAGCTTTGTGCAATAAAATCTTACCTGCCTTTTTAGTTTTATCTAGGAATGCAGATAGTTTCATGTGCCCTCATTTGAAGATATTCATCTCTGGAGGTTTCCGCCATCACCTCAAGGAATTGTTATGGGTTTTAAACACCATTTAAACATGTCAGAGTTCCTGTTCCACTGTGCACTACTGTTCATGGGAAACTATTTTATACCAAAGAAGCAATTGGTATCTTGGAGATGAATCGTGTTGGCATTGTGTAATGTGGAATATCCtggggaaaaaggaaaatatgttGCTGTCAGTTTATCCAACAGTCAATCCACTAATGCAATGTTTGACAGCTCTGATAAGTGACACATTGTGTTCATTAATCATTCTTCCTGGTTTGAGCTGACTTTTTCTCTGCTTTATATCACTATGAACAAAATATCTTCGCTTTGAGACTGTGAATCAGACGGAACAAGATTGTGAAGAGGGCACCTTTTGTGCTGTCATGGTGGATATTTAATAGCTTTTTGTTGATATGTGAGAATTATTATCAGCAGCGGTGTGCTTTCATCGTCTCATCACCACGGAATGTTTTTCAAACTTCATAAATGTTGACACTCTGCCATTTATATTCGATCGTGCACAATATGTACGTGAGTATGGTCTGGCCACATAGTGTCGGTTAATAACGTGCCCCCCGATGTCCATGCTGTCCACAGGTTGCTATGACTGCTGTATGCGCTGTTTGGGTGGAGTGCCGTACTGCTCCCTGGTTGccacactgctgtgtttctctGGCATTGCCCTCTTCTGCGGTTGTGGGCACCAGGcactcacagagacagagagactcaTTGAGACTTACTTTGCTCGTAACCTTCAGGACTACATCACCCTTGCCTACATGTAAGTAGTAAAGACTTACTGGCTAACTTTCCCTGGGGCTGTTATCTCTATTTTTAAAGGTGTGGATTCTCTGCAAACCTtaacttttctcttcttttttttacttctttctcctctctttatcaGCATTCAATATTTCCAGTATGTCATCTATGGTTTGGcctcctttttcttcctctacTGCATTGTGCTGTTGGCAGAGGGATTCTACACCACCAGCGCTGCCAAGCAAACCTTCGGAGAGTTCAGGAGCACCATGTGTGGCCGCTGCCTCAGCTCCTCGGTGAGAGTGCCCAGAGTGGGACAAGGGAAAGGGATTTGAGAGATTGGATGGAATTAATAGAAATATCATTCCCTGGTGGGTGCTGAGCTGAAAATCTTAAGGCTGCTAAAAACCTTTAGGGACATGAAAGAGATACAGTGTGTGTTGAAGCACTTTTTGAGGGGGTGGGATGGACTGAAGGAGGAGAACAGATGGTGAGATCATaagtaaaactttaaaaaaaaaaaacctcaatgcGATCATTGAGTCCCAGCTTCATTACTCaaattacatacatttattatGATGAAGCACCACAACGTTAACcctgttttttcctctccacgCAGTTTATAGTGATGACATATGTACTTGCTGTGCTGTGGCTGTTGGTGTTTGCCTTCTCCGCCCTGCCTGTGTACTTCTTCTACAACATGGACGCCACCTGCCACACTATTGACGTTCTGACTGAGACTCCAGCGAGTATCAACCAGCTCTGTGTCGATGCCAGGCAATATGGTGATGAAGCAACTCATGTTTACACCCTCTCACCTTAAGCATATCATATATTCTACATTTTTCGTACTTAATAAGTCGCTTGAAAGCGGTTGTTACAGTTTATTCCTCAGAGCTCCACTATTCAAATCATGAATCTGCTTTTTAATGTGTATTAATCTTTCTGTATATTCCTTCTAACATCATCATAAGATCATAAGCGTTACTTTGCTTTTGTAATTGTAAAATTATAACTGTTTTGTACATAGTGATCCGTTACGCTACTTATTACAGGGTGAAATATcaatattacagtaatttatTACTCAGTAATGTGTCACTGCTCACGTTCTGAGTCTTGGTAAAAAGCAAAAGTGCCCAGATTATTTAGAAAGTGCAGTACTTGTTAGTCTAAGAGTACATCATGTGGCCTGTTTTTGAAAACTTCAGTGTAGTCGCaatatttttaacttttaatctaattttaatATCCATATGTACATTAACCGCCATTTACTCTTTACATTCCTGTAATCGAGGAGGAAAAGGAGCAATAACCAGTGTTAACAATTGTGTACAGGgtggtaaacaaaaacaatgctgTCCCAGGAGATAAGATACCCACCCTAGCAGGCAAATAGAAAAGCATTGACAATGGCAGTTATATCACTAGTTTGGGCATTTTCATGACATTTGTTGACCGcatgataaaataaatgtatttaactgTTGATTTTTAACAGGTCTCCTGCCATGGAATGCAGTGCCAGGAAAAGCCTGTGGCATGACCCTGTCCACTGTTTGCAGGACCAGAGAGGTAAGAAACAGGAATCTGTTTTACATCCTAACATACGTGACATAAAGTTGACATCACCACTGTCACCAAATCTCTTGCTTTCAGTACCAAATGACCTATAACCTCTACATCGCTGCCTTCATCGGAGCGGGCATCAACCTCTTGGCTCTGGTGAGTGATTATGCTTCAGTCGGGGTCAATTTGGATGCACATTCATCCACAGCGTGGTACAACAATGGCCGCTATGGCTCATGTGAGTTAGTGACGCTCGTAGTGTGGGCGGCGAGGCATCTCCGGCCTCCATGACTGATGACTTCTGCACTGTTGCTCTCTGTTCCTCTTTGTCAGCTGCCACAAACACCGTCATAAAGTTGTAATGTCTGGTAGTTTCCAGCCGCGCGAATGGTGCAACAATTATACTCCGCCATTACAGACGATGTGACACGGATGATGTCTTCCATCAAATGAATGCCATTAACAGTCAATCATATGTATTTTCATATCTGTGGATTTTCTGGACGTGCGTTTGCTCTTCACTTCTGTTCTGACACTTCCTGTGTCTGCTTCTCCTTCCATAGCTCACCTATACTGTGTCGACCACCTATAACTTTGCCGTTCTGCGGTATCTGGGGAGAAAGGGAATAAGTGCACGGTGTTAGGCTcacccacttcctgtctgctttGTCACCACCAGCAAGGGGCTGTAAAGGGAAGACAACCATTCTCTTCTTCCAAATCATCTGCACAGAACCACCATGAATTTATGAAAATCttgtcttttatatttttactttcctagggaaacatgttttttatatatatatatacaatatatacattttccttttttgtgatgtgtttttttttcaccaaatATTTGTAAATCGAAGCTCTTGCTGAGGTTAGTGTCTCATATTAATTTCAGCTTCCCATCGCATTAAAGTTGTGTCACTCCTCTAACTAATTAATATTTGCAAGAAATAACACACGGCCAACTGGCAATACATGTGCAGCTTCCATGCAGCTGTTAATGGAGAATAGGGATTAAAGGGTTGCTGTGGCTACCTTCCCTCACATCTGGTTGCCATGGTGGCAGACAAGTGTGCATTTGCAGTCTCATGCTGACCTCGAGACTTTTCTCACGGGCTGGAGAGACGCCTCAACAATGGAGTCATGCTTGTGTTGAAAGCTAGCCAATAAGGATCCAGCTCCGGGGGCCACCTGCACCACGGGTCTCTGCCAAGGGTTGTATTGCATGTCAAAGGAGAGGGTGCTCTGGACAAAGAGAGGTTAGACCTCTCTGCAACCACAATGCAGATCTTCTGGGgaccacaaccacacacaaccacacacaacacatccaCATGCTGCTGCATGACCACGACCCCCCATAGATAAAGGAAATGATGGATTCATAGTAAGGGGACTGAGGGAATTCCAGGTTGTCTTGAATAGTTTCTTTCTAACAAAGGGACATATTTGTTAAATTCTGATCTAGAACGGTCTAAAATTGTTTCTCATAATTTCTGAGATGTCAAACGCACTAGGTGCTAACTTGGAGTGACCTCTTATTCGATGCATTGTTGAGGTGTGTGACTCCTTGGATCTGTATTTTCACAGAGACGGGACAGCATTGTTTTGTCTCTCGTACTTTATTTAGGTTTGAGTTGTAGTTATTGTATAACAGTTATGTTTACTCACTGTAGatgaatttaaaatgcttttacaTTACTTATGACTAACAAAAGCCTTTGTAACATAATCAGTAGTTTATTCTATTTGGTTGAAGCTTTATCCAGCTGTGAATGGTAGGTTTAAGTGCCAGTTGGTTGTTTGATGgcgtttttttgtgtgtgtgtgtatgtgtttgtataattttttttttctaataaaacAGAATATTCTTTAAAGTTGTTGTGCAGAGTGGCtataaaatcctgaaaatgtagTAGGTGTTTCATCCTTGGCTTCCTGCCACAGTTATGGGCCAAGGTGTTTTGTAAGGTGTGTTGTATTCTCTCCTCTTGTGTCCACAGGTGCACTGTGTCCTGCAATTGGCAGTGAACCAGGTGTACCTGAGGAAGCGGAGGCGCAGGGCGAAAGACGAGTGGAAAGGCTACAACCTATGTGGGAGGCTGGAGAGGGACGCAGGGGAAATTCTGTCTTCTCCATACCCTGCAGAGACATCATATGTGTCCTGTTTTGCTGCCGACACTTTCAGGGATAACCATCAGAGATGAAGTGCTCgtgaaagttttattttctacttttgtgTTATAGCTTTGTAGCAATTGTCAAAAAGATTCCCTTCGTTATGTTTTCATTAAGGCTATTCCACATGATAAGTTGTGAAACGGTACAAATACAG
Coding sequences within it:
- the plp1a gene encoding proteolipid protein 1a isoform X2 — translated: MGCYDCCMRCLGGVPYCSLVATLLCFSGIALFCGCGHQALTETERLIETYFARNLQDYITLAYIIQYFQYVIYGLASFFFLYCIVLLAEGFYTTSAAKQTFGEFRSTMCGRCLSSSFIVMTYVLAVLWLLVFAFSALPVYFFYNMDATCHTIDVLTETPASINQLCVDARQYGLLPWNAVPGKACGMTLSTVCRTREYQMTYNLYIAAFIGAGINLLALVHCVLQLAVNQVYLRKRRRRAKDEWKGYNLCGRLERDAGEILSSPYPAETSYVSCFAADTFRDNHQR
- the plp1a gene encoding proteolipid protein 1a isoform X3, yielding MSMLSTGCYDCCMRCLGGVPYCSLVATLLCFSGIALFCGCGHQALTETERLIETYFARNLQDYITLAYIIQYFQYVIYGLASFFFLYCIVLLAEGFYTTSAAKQTFGEFRSTMCGRCLSSSFIVMTYVLAVLWLLVFAFSALPVYFFYNMDATCHTIDVLTETPASINQLCVDARQYGLLPWNAVPGKACGMTLSTVCRTREYQMTYNLYIAAFIGAGINLLALLTYTVSTTYNFAVLRYLGRKGISARC
- the plp1a gene encoding proteolipid protein 1a isoform X1, which translates into the protein MSMLSTGCYDCCMRCLGGVPYCSLVATLLCFSGIALFCGCGHQALTETERLIETYFARNLQDYITLAYIIQYFQYVIYGLASFFFLYCIVLLAEGFYTTSAAKQTFGEFRSTMCGRCLSSSFIVMTYVLAVLWLLVFAFSALPVYFFYNMDATCHTIDVLTETPASINQLCVDARQYGLLPWNAVPGKACGMTLSTVCRTREYQMTYNLYIAAFIGAGINLLALVHCVLQLAVNQVYLRKRRRRAKDEWKGYNLCGRLERDAGEILSSPYPAETSYVSCFAADTFRDNHQR